From Candidatus Oleimmundimicrobium sp., the proteins below share one genomic window:
- a CDS encoding LacI family DNA-binding transcriptional regulator — MKMTNNKATLKTIADELNISVSTASRAFTPGSSVKPSTLAKIKEMSRKLNYKPNLNARALVQQKTHVIGVILQSLKNQTTESLVNKLTRLLTARGYDIHLFVAYNDDMLNDEAVNSCICRGYDGVIINHAFFEGRMNAIETLLKENVPMVVLGQYEYSETSQVIGDFKLAGRVMTRHLADLGHKNIAFCTTCKGDPRYEGYLNILNQYKLPIREDLVFVCPCEQSQIRETAKKIIKTDATALFVNYDEPATRFIRAFKELGVSVPGQMSVVGVGNEMYADLISPALTTFEIDTAHLAENLVETLFERIEKPNGPTRTILLNGKILERDSAKKLL; from the coding sequence ATGAAAATGACTAACAATAAAGCAACGCTCAAGACCATTGCCGACGAGCTGAATATATCGGTTTCGACCGCCAGCAGAGCCTTTACTCCGGGCTCTTCGGTCAAGCCTTCGACATTGGCTAAGATCAAAGAGATGTCCCGTAAGCTGAACTACAAGCCCAATCTTAACGCGCGTGCCCTTGTGCAGCAGAAAACGCACGTTATAGGCGTAATACTCCAGTCGCTGAAGAATCAGACGACCGAATCGCTTGTAAACAAGCTTACCCGCCTGCTCACGGCACGCGGATATGATATACATTTATTCGTCGCATACAATGACGATATGCTCAACGATGAGGCCGTCAACTCGTGCATTTGCAGAGGGTATGACGGGGTAATCATAAACCACGCGTTTTTTGAAGGCAGAATGAACGCCATCGAAACGCTTCTCAAAGAAAACGTGCCTATGGTGGTGCTGGGGCAGTACGAATATTCGGAAACAAGTCAGGTGATCGGAGATTTCAAACTCGCCGGACGCGTAATGACGAGGCATCTGGCAGACCTTGGGCACAAAAACATCGCCTTTTGCACAACATGCAAAGGCGACCCGCGATACGAAGGCTACCTCAATATACTCAACCAGTACAAACTGCCGATACGGGAAGACCTTGTATTTGTATGCCCCTGCGAGCAAAGCCAGATCCGCGAGACGGCAAAAAAGATTATCAAAACGGATGCGACCGCCCTGTTTGTCAACTATGATGAACCGGCGACACGATTCATAAGGGCGTTCAAGGAGCTCGGCGTATCCGTACCCGGACAAATGTCGGTCGTAGGCGTTGGAAATGAGATGTATGCCGACCTCATAAGCCCGGCTCTTACCACATTTGAAATCGACACCGCGCACTTGGCCGAAAATCTTGTCGAGACGCTGTTTGAAAGAATAGAAAAGCCTAACGGCCCGACAAGAACAATTCTGCTCAACGGAAAAATCTTGGAAAGAGATTCTGCAAAAAAACTACTTTGA